Genomic window (bacterium):
CGATCCCACCCAAGTCGCTGAAAGCAATAGTATGGCAAATATTCCTACGGTTATTTTGATTTTTTTCATAGTATCCCCTTTTTGTTTAACAGTAAGTTTACTGCATCTCTAATTTCATCATGAAGCATCATCTTCTCCTTTGCGCCGTCGAAGACACGTATCGCTGAAGACGTACGGCGCGCATAATTGAGATAGTAATTACGTACGCTCTTGTGAAACTCGAGACCGGCCTGCTCTAGTCGGTCATGAGGTCTTTTTAATCTCCTGAACGCCTCTTCCACTTCCATATCCACAAGTATGGTCAAATCGGGTTTTAAACCTCCCGTGGCAAACCTTGAGATTCTTGAAATGTCTTTTTCTGGAAGCTTCCTTCCGCCAGCCTGGTAAGCTAACGTTGAAAGAGTGTAACGATCACATATGACAACGGCCTTATCGACGAAGAGTTTTCTTCTTATCCTCTTAGCCACATGCTCCGCTCTTGCAGCCAGATATAGCAATAGCTCCGTATTCGGGTGCATTTCCTCAATAGCGGGATCGAGTATTACTTCCCTTATTCTTTCAGATACATATGTTCCACCAGGCTCTCTCGTGAAATCAACCTCCAGGTTTTTTTTTCTCAGTTCTTCGACCAGCAGTTCGGCCTGAGTTGTTTTCCCGCAACCCTCAATTCCTTCAAAAACTATGAAGACACCCCTTTTCATGGTAACGATGGCGAGTGTTTCAAATTCATTATGGTTTTTTTATAAGCCGTGTCAAGCACATTTTGAATATCCTGATTGTGGCTCAGGTCCCCATTAGTTCTTTTTCTTGGTCCTCTGAGCATATTTCCTGATATAGGCCTCAGTCTTGCGTCTCGCAATGTAGTCGGGGTATTGATGCGGAGGAGATTTGAAGAAATAACTGGACGGATCGACAATCGCTCCCTTGAGTCCGCAATCGAGTGCGAGTTTCGCGCATCTTATTGCGTCAATCATCACGCCTGCTGAGTTTGGCGAGTCCCAGACTTCGAGCTTAAGCTCCAGATTAAGCGGAACATCACCGAAAGTCTGACCTTCCATTCGCAAGTGACACCACTTACGGTCCTTAAGCCAGGCAACGTAGTCCGAAGGTCCTACATGGACGTTATCTGCCCCCATATCGTAAGGCAACATGGATGTAACGGCACGGGTCTTGGATATCTTTTTTGATTCAAGCCTCTCTCTTTCGAGCATGTTGAGAAAATCCGTGTTTCCGCCTACGTTCAGCTGGCTCGTGTGAAGGAGCTTTACGCCGCGTTCAAGAAAAAGGGTAGTGAGTACGCGGTGCACGATTGTGGCGCCTACCTGGGATTTTATATCGTCTCCAAGAACGGGCAGTCCCTTTGAGCGGAAACGGCGCGGCCAGTAACCGCCTGAGGCAATGAAGACTGGTATGCCGTTAACGAAGGCGCATCCCGCGTCAAGAACCTGTTCTACATACCATTTAGTTGCTTCTTCAGAGCCTACCGGAAGAAAGTTAACGAC
Coding sequences:
- the tmk gene encoding dTMP kinase; the protein is MKRGVFIVFEGIEGCGKTTQAELLVEELRKKNLEVDFTREPGGTYVSERIREVILDPAIEEMHPNTELLLYLAARAEHVAKRIRRKLFVDKAVVICDRYTLSTLAYQAGGRKLPEKDISRISRFATGGLKPDLTILVDMEVEEAFRRLKRPHDRLEQAGLEFHKSVRNYYLNYARRTSSAIRVFDGAKEKMMLHDEIRDAVNLLLNKKGIL
- a CDS encoding inositol-3-phosphate synthase gives rise to the protein MGKIRVAIIGVGNCASSLVQGVHYYRNAKVSDIIPGLMHVNLGGYHVSDIEFSLGIDIDKNKVGKDLAQAIYSYPNNTVFFSKVPKLDVKVVRGMTHDGLGKYLSQIIKKAPGPTADIPRLLRETKTDVVVNFLPVGSEEATKWYVEQVLDAGCAFVNGIPVFIASGGYWPRRFRSKGLPVLGDDIKSQVGATIVHRVLTTLFLERGVKLLHTSQLNVGGNTDFLNMLERERLESKKISKTRAVTSMLPYDMGADNVHVGPSDYVAWLKDRKWCHLRMEGQTFGDVPLNLELKLEVWDSPNSAGVMIDAIRCAKLALDCGLKGAIVDPSSYFFKSPPHQYPDYIARRKTEAYIRKYAQRTKKKN